A region from the Arcanobacterium buesumense genome encodes:
- the ruvA gene encoding Holliday junction branch migration protein RuvA, whose amino-acid sequence MISSLRGIVTFIGSSTAIIDINGVGISVYATPATLGTLRIGEEKRIMTSLIVREDSLTLYGFADDDERDVFDILTGVSGIGPRTALAVLATLTPDELRDAVANKNEAALTRVSGIGKKGAQRMILELGSKLGPVRGSLSGSPVVSASVADADVLEALTNLGWNEREAGLAVSEAMANYPGASVEQLLRSALQILGSRR is encoded by the coding sequence GTGATTTCCAGTTTACGGGGTATCGTCACCTTTATTGGGTCTTCGACGGCCATTATTGACATTAACGGTGTAGGGATCAGCGTTTATGCTACTCCTGCAACGCTGGGCACTTTGCGTATTGGTGAAGAAAAGCGGATTATGACGTCACTGATTGTGCGGGAGGATTCGTTAACGCTTTACGGTTTTGCTGACGACGACGAACGTGATGTTTTCGATATTCTCACCGGTGTGAGTGGAATAGGGCCGCGTACTGCGTTAGCGGTATTAGCGACGTTAACTCCTGATGAATTACGTGACGCGGTTGCAAATAAAAATGAAGCGGCGCTTACTCGTGTTTCGGGTATCGGAAAAAAGGGAGCACAGCGAATGATTTTGGAACTGGGCAGTAAACTTGGTCCAGTTCGTGGTTCGTTAAGTGGTAGCCCCGTCGTTTCCGCGTCGGTCGCGGATGCTGATGTTCTGGAAGCGTTGACCAACCTAGGGTGGAACGAACGTGAAGCTGGATTAGCAGTTTCCGAAGCTATGGCTAACTATCCTGGTGCAAGTGTTGAGCAGTTATTGCGTAGCGCGTTACAAATCTTAGGATCACGGAGGTAG
- the yajC gene encoding preprotein translocase subunit YajC: MKFVIIILMMLVFMFMMRRTALKTQQKQKEMRDEAITIGNNVVTSSGFFGRIVDIDGDAVTLESPSGDETVWMRSAIMSQMDIPLAVEDEDETYDTESETDVDIDTDSVFDDGSDSSDNQGSAWK; encoded by the coding sequence ATGAAATTTGTAATCATTATCCTGATGATGCTTGTCTTTATGTTTATGATGCGCAGAACTGCGCTTAAAACTCAGCAAAAGCAAAAAGAGATGCGTGATGAAGCGATTACAATCGGCAATAACGTTGTCACCTCTTCTGGATTTTTTGGAAGAATTGTTGATATTGATGGCGATGCTGTCACATTGGAATCTCCGTCCGGTGACGAAACAGTGTGGATGCGTAGTGCGATTATGTCGCAGATGGATATCCCACTTGCTGTTGAGGATGAAGATGAAACGTATGACACCGAATCAGAAACCGATGTTGATATAGATACCGATTCGGTATTTGATGACGGTTCTGATTCGAGTGATAACCAAGGCTCAGCGTGGAAATAA
- the ruvB gene encoding Holliday junction branch migration DNA helicase RuvB, giving the protein MDWNDITDTGASDTERAQEAALRPKRLTEFVGQHVVREQLSLVLDAAIARQKAPDHVLLSGPPGLGKTTLAMIIAAEVGGALRLTSGPAIQHPGDLAAVLSSLQENDVLFIDEIHRLARTAEEMLYLAMEDFRVDVMVGKGPGATSIPLALPPFTVVGATTRAGMLPAPLRDRFGFTAYLDYYTHDELATIVERNAVKLNAELSSDAAREIASRSRGTPRIANRLLRRVQDWAQVRGSGKLDLPAAQAALDVFEVDIRGLDRLDRAVLDALCRRFNGGPVGLTTLAVSVGEEPETIETVAEPYLMRQGFISKTPRGRIATQMAWEHLGLTPPEHTLFS; this is encoded by the coding sequence ATGGACTGGAATGACATCACTGATACGGGAGCTTCGGATACTGAACGAGCCCAAGAAGCTGCTTTACGGCCTAAACGATTGACGGAGTTTGTCGGTCAACATGTTGTCCGTGAACAGCTATCGTTAGTTCTTGATGCGGCGATAGCCCGGCAGAAAGCACCAGATCATGTATTACTCTCTGGTCCTCCCGGACTGGGGAAAACAACGTTAGCGATGATTATCGCAGCCGAAGTTGGTGGGGCTTTACGTTTGACGTCTGGGCCAGCTATTCAGCATCCGGGCGATCTTGCAGCGGTTTTATCGTCCTTACAAGAAAATGATGTGCTTTTTATCGATGAAATCCACCGATTGGCGCGTACTGCTGAAGAGATGTTATACCTTGCCATGGAGGATTTTCGGGTAGATGTCATGGTCGGAAAAGGGCCGGGAGCAACATCAATTCCGCTTGCGTTACCTCCTTTTACAGTTGTTGGTGCAACGACGCGAGCCGGAATGCTGCCAGCGCCGTTACGTGACCGTTTTGGTTTTACCGCTTATCTTGACTATTACACCCATGATGAACTGGCAACAATCGTAGAACGGAATGCTGTCAAGCTTAATGCCGAACTTTCTTCGGATGCTGCCCGGGAGATTGCCTCACGTTCTCGTGGAACGCCACGTATTGCCAACCGTCTTTTGCGGCGAGTACAAGATTGGGCTCAAGTTCGTGGAAGTGGGAAGCTGGATCTGCCAGCAGCTCAAGCGGCACTGGATGTTTTTGAAGTTGATATACGCGGCTTAGATCGCCTTGATAGGGCAGTGCTTGATGCGTTGTGTCGTAGATTCAATGGCGGTCCGGTGGGATTAACAACGTTAGCGGTTTCTGTTGGGGAAGAACCAGAAACAATCGAAACAGTTGCTGAGCCTTATCTCATGCGTCAAGGATTTATTTCCAAAACACCACGTGGCCGAATTGCTACCCAGATGGCGTGGGAACATTTAGGTCTGACGCCGCCAGAGCACACATTATTTTCATAA